Proteins encoded in a region of the Tripterygium wilfordii isolate XIE 37 chromosome 21, ASM1340144v1, whole genome shotgun sequence genome:
- the LOC119988574 gene encoding uncharacterized protein LOC119988574 has product MVTLCLPWLHHPNQNPIPVSSSTSKPMLWVFELLLGWMGIRSSSAAETSTMEVNSSPIDGKAQEAVLDELIEQNWFFENLFNRTREKKVMLRCYSDPSSCPNSSKCPDGGAEPPKGLIRAPSLPPNVGREEGGGVKEKKGRKLIRQASLQATTTNQVKTKERVIDQAKKGEARRSESSRHSLLRTPSLPHNVGRTDVIEEEEDDDESEYRMSNLIQQALPRRNTMKVMTQSGTNGANEMRNRFLMNQKKTRKSLIELEIEEVEGFKELGFNFDGEDLTPGVVNLVPGLKEKKKEHLHQNNNVRRPYLSEAWFVQSPAPPPIPNCIPKKSADDVKKQIKFWARAVASHVR; this is encoded by the exons ATGGTGACATTGTGTCTCCCATGGCTCCACCACCCTAATCAGAACCCAATTCCAGTTTCCTCCAGTACATCAAAACCCATGTTGTGGGTCTTTGAGCTTCTTTTGGGTTGGATGGGAATTAGAAGCAGCTCTGCTGCTGAAACAAGTACAATGGAGgttaatagttctcctattgatggtAAGGCTCAAGAAGCTGTTCTAGATGAGTTGATTGAACAGAATTGGTTCTTTGAGAACTTGTTCAATAGAACAAGAGAAAAGAAGGTCATGTTGAGGTGCTATTCTGATCCTTCTTCTTGTCCTAATTCCTCAAAATGTCCAGATGGTGGTGCAGAACCTCCTAAGGGTTTGATCCGCGCACCATCGTTACCGCCTAATGTTGGgagagaagaaggaggaggagttaaagagaagaaaggaaggaaGTTGATAAGGCAAGCATCACTTcaagcaacaacaacaaatcaAGTGAAGACCAAAGAAAGAGTTATTGATCAAGCCAAAAAGGGTGAGGCTAGAAGGAGCGAATCCTCGCGACATAGTTTGTTAAGGACACCTTCTCTGCCACACAACGTTGGAAGGACTGATgtgattgaagaagaagaagacgacgatGAAAGTGAATACAGAATGAGCAATTTAATTCAACAAGCACTGCCCCGTCGAAATACGATGAAG GTCATGACACAGAGTGGTACAAATGGTGCAAATGAAATGAGGAATAGATTTTTGATGAATCAAAAGAAGACAAGGAAGAGCCTAATTGAGCTCGAAATCGAGGAAGtggaaggattcaaggaattaGGGTTCAATTTTGACGGAGAAGACTTGACACCAGGTGTTGTTAATTTAGTTCCTGgtttgaaagaaaagaagaaagagcatttacaccaaaacaacaatgtgagGAGGCCTTACCTTTCTGAGGCATGGTTTGTGCAAAGTCCTGCACCTCCACCAATTCCAAACTGCATTCCAAAGAAATCAGCAGATGATGTGAAGAAACAAATCAAGTTCTGGGCTCGAGCTGTGGCATCTCATGTGCGTTAA
- the LOC119988067 gene encoding protein DOG1-like 4 encodes MNSFNRFYDSWLDQLQHLVHHLNSAPKPPTTGDDQGHLGNLVRKVMSHYAEYYRVKSVAAQRDVLGVMAAPWASSLERSLHWIAGWRPTTVFHLIYTESSIMFESHILDILRGHQNGDLGDLSPSQFRPDSLCHRRVSELQCETVDKENALTEEMLEWQDGVSEFIGVCGDLDEMIGRLACIVQKADDLRLRTVKSVVGLLTPQQAGEFFTAAAELQFGVRLWGLNHDRQTRN; translated from the exons ATGAACAGTTTCAACAGGTTCTACGATTCATGGTTGGACCAATTGCAACACCTGGTGCACCACCTCAACTCCGCCCCTAAACCCCCGACCACCGGAGATGATCAAGGCCACCTTGGCAACTTGGTCCGCAAGGTCATGAGCCACTATGCCGAGTACTATCGCGTCAAGTCCGTGGCAGCCCAACGTGATGTGCTTGGGGTCATGGCCGCCCCGTGGGCCTCCTCCCTTGAGCGCTCGCTCCATTGGATCGCCGGGTGGCGGCCCACCACCGTTTTTCACCTTATCTACACTGAGTCCAGCATTATGTTCGAGTCCCACATCCTTGATATTCTTCGCGGCCACCAGAACGGAGATCTTGGTGATCTTTCCCCTTCTCAATTCAGGCCAGACTCTCTA TGTCACAGGCGGGTGAGTGAACTGCAATGCGAGACAGTGGACAAGGAGAATGCATTGACTGAGGAGATGTTAGAGTGGCAAGACGGCGTGAGTGAGTTCATTGGTGTGTGCGGGGATCTCGATGAGATGATCGGACGGCTGGCGTGTATAGTTCAGAAGGCTGATGATCTACGGCTCAGAACAGTTAAGAGCGTCGTTGGGTTGCTGACCCCACAGCAGGCCGGGGAGTTCTTCACTGCTGCTGCTGAGTTGCAGTTTGGAGTCCGGTTATGGGGATTGAATCACGACCGTCAAACAAGGAACTGA
- the LOC119989636 gene encoding serine carboxypeptidase-like yields the protein MSSICSLLFLYLFLLDLFFTSSLGFPDHHFGSSETDLSSEEQAERLERLIDFYRKDDVNIFKGSSSININDSRRVGKKSPLPAGSGPYIEFLGNHVGSYPIKSSISARMFYFFFESRGNKNDPVVIWLGGWPGCSSDLSLFYGNGPFHVGKGLSLKWNHFGWNKVSNIIFVDQPTGTGFSSSPDVRDIRHNETGVSNDLYNFLQKFFDEHPTLKENEFFITGESYGGHYIPALASRIHQGNKANEGIHINLKGFAIGNGFTNLDIQLPATIEYALDKTLIEKKEQHKIWEMIQKCKSSIEKCSLSGDKSNCFKIIINCGGVVHKILEIAGNINFFNIAKTCVGKYCYDFTSVEKLLKDQLVKEALHVGVQFAACNPTVFMAMLGDWFENLDVGIPDLLKDGIRVLIYVGEQDLICNWVGNKRWVHEMKWYGKENFAKTPMSNYFVDGKKVGKVKNYGPLSLLKVFKAGHMVPMDRPKVALHMIKNWMEENFP from the exons ATGTCATCAATTTGTTCTCTCCTCTTCCtctatctttttcttcttgatcTATTCTTCACTTCATCATTAGGGTTTCCTGACCACCATTTTGGTTCTTCAGAGACTGACTTAAGCAGCGAAGAGCAAGCCGAAAGGCTCGAAAGATTGATCGACTTTTATCGAAAAGATGATGTTAACATCTTCAAAGGAAGCTCATCCATTAATATTAATGATTCGAGGCGGGTTGGGAAGAAGTCTCCTCTTCCTGCTGGCTCAGGTCCTTATATAGAATTCCTTGGTAACCATGTTGGGTCCTATCCGATTAAAAGTTCTATAAGTGCAAG AATGTTCTACTTCTTCTTTGAATCAAGAGGAAACAAAAATGACCCAGTTGTAATATGGTTGGGTGGATGGCCTGGATGCAGTAGTGATTTGTCATTGTTTTATGGAAATGGTCCTTTTCATGTTGGAAAAGGTCTCTCTCTTAAATGGAATCATTTTGGTTGGAATAAG gtatcaaatattatatttgttgatCAGCCTACCGGAACAGGTTTTAGCTCTAGTCCAGATGTGAGGGATATTCGTCATAACGAAACTGGTGTTAGCAATGATTTATACAACTTTTTGCAG AAATTCTTTGACGAACATCCTACGCTCAAGGAAAATGAGTTCTTTATTACCGGAGAATCTTATGGCGGACACTATATTCCTGCTCTTGCTTCCCGAATTCACCAAGGAAACAAAGCGAACGAGGGAATTCATATAAACCTAAAG GGATTTGCTATCGGTAATGGATTTACAAATCTCGACATTCAATTACCAGCTACCATAGAGTATGCTTTGGACAAGACCTTAATTGAGAAAAAAGAACAACATAAAATTTGGGAAATGATTCAAAAATGTAAATCATCAATAGAAAAAT GCTCGTTGTCTGGAGATAAGAGTAATTGcttcaaaataattattaattgtgGGGGCGTAGTCCATAAGATTCTTGAAATCGCTGGCAATATAAAT TTTTTTAATATTGCAAAGACCTGTGTGGGTAAATATTGCTACGACTTCACAAGCGTGGAGAAACTCTTAAAGGATCAATTAGTGAAGGAGGCTTTGCATGTTGGGGTTCAATTTGCTGCCTGCAACCCCACAGTATTCATGGCCATGTTGGGGGATTGGTTCGAGAATCTTGATGTAGGAATACCTGACCTACTTAAGGATGGCATCAGGGTCCTTATTTATGTAGGAGAGCAAGATCTCATATGTAACTGGGTTG GAAATAAAAGGTGGGTGCATGAAATGAAGTGGTATGGCAAAGAAAATTTTGCAAAAACTCCAATGAgtaattattttgttgatgGTAAAAAAGTAGGAAAGGTCAAGAATTATGGACCTCTTTCTCTTCTCAAG GTTTTCAAAGCTGGTCATATGGTTCCTATGGATCGACCAAAAGTTGCACTCCACATGATAAAGAATTGGATGGAAGAAAATTTTCCATAA
- the LOC119989629 gene encoding probable E3 ubiquitin-protein ligase ZFP1, with the protein MGQRNILCTNQMLDLEMDQQNHGYPLPEPGIVLGTITGFPQPDMPRMVPASQNMANPDSHHFTDCYASPMFYQMPHYGVGHHHPAANGVAMASNFYIPSLNNSPVIPLHHGSSDQLPSASNYGVLGVPMDEYGRNNHFMDNIRASYKRKTAERIPGNFQHINASASSSSSLAPLNTRHPEGVAAMDAASFVHPQFRGNGIQPIREVGSHRSVRNRSGATGLDPVLAHNHNHYMQGNYVGQPFQPSSSPWLDQRLTNNCGDLGASRWNQPPFMTYMQGSNASGGSLETGRMGLPHYHDTAINGSSGSTGFLQSSPADLMQNNFHHLSPSPVQPLRGQNVSFHPQVAAARVPQNYASHSSMNLPQDDIENSFRHPAPVPPTGIRIYQPHREGSVPETSSRRHNLPYLRFLPTEGVAMLELSDIYEIGSYTDHHRDMRLDIEDMSYEELLELGEQIGNVSTGLSEEIIMHNLKTRTYISSTSVNLEETACVDQEPDSCIICQDDYKRQEKIGTLDCGHEYHAVCLKKWLLVKNVCPICKSEALVTEGQNV; encoded by the exons ATGGGTCAAAGAAATATTCTATGCACCAATCAGATGCTTGATCTAGAAATGGATCAACAAAACCATGGTTATCCGCTTCCTGAGCCTGGCATTGTCTTGGGTACCATCACAGGCTTCCCACAGCCTGATATGCCTAGGATGGTACCAGCTTCACAGAACATGGCTAATCCTGATTCCCATCATTTTACTGATTGTTATGCCAGTCCTATGTTCTATCAGATGCCCCATTATGGTGTTGGGCACCATCATCCTGCTGCAAATGGTGTTGCAATGGCATCTAACTTCTATATTCCTTCCTTGAATAATTCACCTGTTATTCCGTTACATCATGGGTCCTCTGATCAGTTGCCATCTGCCAGCAATTATGGAGTTCTGGGAGTCCCTATGGATGAGTATGGAAGAAATAACCACTTTATGGATAATATTAGAgcctcatacaagagaaagactGCTGAAAGAATTCCTGGGAATTTTCAACACATTAATGCCTCAGCAAGCTCTAGTTCCTCTTTAGCCCCTCTGAATACAAGACATCCTGAGGGGGTTGCTGCTATGGATGCTGCATCTTTTGTCCATCCTCAATTCAGGGGAAATGGCATCCAGCCCATCAGGGAAGTTGGATCTCATAGAAGTGTGAGAAACAGATCAGGTGCTACTGGGTTGGATCCTGTTCTAGCACACAACCATAATCATTATATGCAGGGCAACTATGTGGGCCAGCCCTTCCAGCCATCTAGCTCTCCCTGGTTGGATCAACGCTTGACCAATAATTGTGGCGATCTAGGTGCGTCACGATGGAACCAGCCCCCTTTTATGACATACATGCAAG GGAGTAATGCAAGTGGAGGTTCTTTGGAGACTGGGAGGATGGGTCTACCGCACTATCATGACACAGCCATCAATGGAAGTTCTGGTTCCACAGGTTTCTTGCAATCTTCTCCAGCTGATCTCATGCAAAACAATTTTCACCATCTGTCTCCATCACCAGTTCAACCGTTGAGGGGCCAGAATGTCAGTTTTCACCCTCAAGTTGCTGCAGCTAGAGTTCCGCAAAATTATGCCTCACACAGCAGTATGAATCTTCCTCAGGATGACATTGAGAATTCTTTTAGGCATCCGGCACCTGTTCCACCAACGGGTATTCGGATCTACCAGCCTCATCGAGAGGGAAGTGTACCTGAGACTTCTTCAAGGCGCCACAACCTTCCTTACCTGAGATTTCTGCCAACTGAA GGGGTTGCAATGCTAGAGCTTTCTGACATCTATGAAATAGGCAGTTACACTGACCATCACAGAGACATGCGCTTGGATATAGAGGACATGTCTTATGAG GAGCTTCTTGAACTGGGAGAACAGATTGGCAATGTAAGCACTGGGTTATCAGAAGAAATCATCATGCATAATTTGAAGACAAGAACTTATATATCTTCTACGTCTGTCAATCTGGAGGAGACAGCTTGTGTGGATCAGGAACCCGATTCTTGCATTATATGCCAG GATGATTACAAGAGGCAAGAAAAGATCGGAACTCTTGATTGTGGACATGAATACCATGCAGTTTGCTTGAAGAAGTGGCTGCTTGTGAAGAATGTCTGCCCCATTTGCAAATCCGAAGCATTGGTAACAGAAGGGCAGAATGTATAG